The following DNA comes from Bacillus sp. 2205SS5-2.
TGGCTACTCATGATTAGTGCGTTAGTGGCGGTACTTGTAGGCTTGTATCTTCAAAAAAATACTGAAAAAGAGCATATTAGCACACCTCTAATGATTGAAGAAACAGTCGAAGAAGCGGATATTCAAAGTGAGGATTATATGGTGGATATAAAAGGTGCTGTCAAAAATCCTGGTGTGTATGAGACCAGTGCGGATGAAAGAGTTGTAGATATCATTAAGAAAGCTGGAGGGCTAGAGATTGATGCAGATCCTTCAAAGATAAATTATGCACAACGAGTTGAAGATGAAATGGTGATTTTGGTTCCCAAAGTAGGTGAAATGGCTGAAGGAAATCTGACGCAATCACAGCCTATGAAAATCAACATTAACAAAGCATCAAAAGAGGAGTTAGAAACACTTTCAGGGGTCGGACCTTCAAAAGCCGAGGCAATCATCAATCATCGTGAGGAAGAGGGTTTGTTTAAAAGTGTGGAAGATATCTTGAACGTAACCGGCATTGGAGAGAAAATGTATGAAAAGATTAAAGATGAGATTTCGACCTAGTGAAAAAGAGGATTGACGTTGGCGAGAAAAAATCGTTACACTTAAGGTAAACGAAGGATGGGAGTAAATTATGAATAGAATATCCTGGAATCAATACTTTATGGCCCAAAGCCATTTGCTTGCATTACGAAGTACATGTACAAGATTAGCTGTGGGCGCAACAATTGTGAGGGAAAAGAGGATGATCGCAGGTGGGTATAATGGATCCATTTCAGGTGGAGATCATTGTATCGATCAAGGGTGCTACCTGATTGATAATCATTGTGTTCGAACTATTCACGCGGAAATGAATGCTCTTTTACAGTGTTCAAAATTTGGTGTACCAACAGAAGGAGCCGAATTATATGTGACGCATTTTCCCTGTATTCAGTGTACAAAATCTATCATTCAAGCCGGAATTCAAACGGTTTATTATGCTCAAGAATATAAAAATCATCCATATGCAGTTGAATTATTTGAAAAAGCGGATGTGTCC
Coding sequences within:
- a CDS encoding helix-hairpin-helix domain-containing protein; the protein is MKEMLLRYRNWLLMISALVAVLVGLYLQKNTEKEHISTPLMIEETVEEADIQSEDYMVDIKGAVKNPGVYETSADERVVDIIKKAGGLEIDADPSKINYAQRVEDEMVILVPKVGEMAEGNLTQSQPMKININKASKEELETLSGVGPSKAEAIINHREEEGLFKSVEDILNVTGIGEKMYEKIKDEIST
- a CDS encoding ComE operon protein 2, yielding MNRISWNQYFMAQSHLLALRSTCTRLAVGATIVREKRMIAGGYNGSISGGDHCIDQGCYLIDNHCVRTIHAEMNALLQCSKFGVPTEGAELYVTHFPCIQCTKSIIQAGIQTVYYAQEYKNHPYAVELFEKADVSILHVPFLGEGLNLQNLEKENVVNELVMELERCGASPDIIAKYKHTSSNPF